In Zea mays cultivar B73 chromosome 7, Zm-B73-REFERENCE-NAM-5.0, whole genome shotgun sequence, the following proteins share a genomic window:
- the LOC100281063 gene encoding transcription factor MYB94 isoform X1, with protein sequence MVRPPCCDKEGVKKGPWTPEEDLVLVSYIQEHGPGNWRAVPARTGLMRCSKSCRLRWTNYLRPGIKRGNFTEQEEKLIVHLQALLGNRYVRRARIYWAHGVTAGDRSSYLVWDGMGCDGRCGCVAHGFAWCGVGGRPSRRTCRSGRTTTSRTTGTRTSSASCRAAATGRPSRRRTGRRRRPRASGRGGCRRTSTWRAARFARPSPRSTTSSRSCSATPPPTRRPLARARAAVTARLRARRARRSPPLWRQRPSPPPPRGRTFSPRRTSRGCWTGGLAGRSAAAGPRAPPAVPRARPRDPRTRRRCRTVAPPSHRPRRRPLVVGRSSNTRRSRACRRPISRCRCRRSSRGCSTTTATCTMLSRAPACSMPPPWITPSSSSVSNRSSSS encoded by the exons ATGGTGAGGCCGCCGTGCTGCGACAAGGAGGGCGTCAAGAAGGGGCCATGGACGCCGGAGGAGGACCTCGTCCTCGTCTCCTACATCCAGGAGCACGGCCCCGGCAACTGGCGCGCCGTCCCGGCCAGAACCG GGCTGATGCGGTGCAGCAAGAGCTGCCGTCTGCGGTGGACCAACTACCTCCGGCCGGGCATCAAGCGCGGCAACTTCACCGAGCAGGAGGAGAAGCTCATCGTGCACCTCCAGGCCCTCCTCGGCAACAGGTACGTACGGCGGGCGCGGATTTATTGGGCACACGGTGTTACAGCTGGCGATCGGAGTAGCTACCTAGTGTGGGATGGGATGGGATGTGATGGCCGATGTGGGTGTGTGGCTCATGGCTTCGCGTGGTGCGGCGTAGGTGGGCGGCCATCGCGTCGTACCTGCCGGAGCGGACGGACAACGACATCAAGAACTACTGGAACACGCACCTCAAGCGCAAGCTGCAGAGCGGCGGCGACGGGGCGGCCAAGCCGCCGGCGCACAGGCCGCCGTCGTCGTCCAAGGGCCAGTGGGAGAGGAGGCTGCAGACGGACATCAACCTGGCGCGCCGCGCGCTTCGCGAGGCCCTCACCCCGCTCGACGACCTCAAGCCGCAGCTGCAGCGCGACGCCGCCGCCGACGCGCCGGCCGCTGGCGCGGGCACGGGCGGCGGTGACAGCCCGGCTTCGAGCTCGTCGGGCGCGTCGCAGTCCTCCCCTTTGGCGCCAGCGgccttcgccgccgccgccgcggggccgtACGTTCTCACCGCGGAGAACATCTCGCGGATGCTGGACGGGTGGGCTGGCCGGAAGGTCCGCGGCGGCGGGACCCCGGGCACCCCCGGCGGTGCCGAGAGCGCGTCCACGGGATCCTCGGACGCGTCGGAGGTGTCGTACGGTGGCGCCGCCGTCGCATCGGCCGCGCCGGCGCCCGCTTGTGGTGGGCCGGTCTTCGAATACGAGGCGAAGCCGGGCGTGCCGACGTCCCATCAGCAGATGCCGCTGTCGGCGATCGAGTCGTGGCTGTTCGACGACGACAGCCACTTGCACCATGCTGTCCAGAGCGCCAGCTTGCTCGATGCCGCCCCCATGGATTACCCCTTCTAGCTCTAGTGTGTCCAATCGATCAAGCTCAAGCTAA
- the LOC100281063 gene encoding Transcription factor MYB94 has translation MVRPPCCDKEGVKKGPWTPEEDLVLVSYIQEHGPGNWRAVPARTGLMRCSKSCRLRWTNYLRPGIKRGNFTEQEEKLIVHLQALLGNRWAAIASYLPERTDNDIKNYWNTHLKRKLQSGGDGAAKPPAHRPPSSSKGQWERRLQTDINLARRALREALTPLDDLKPQLQRDAAADAPAAGAGTGGGDSPASSSSGASQSSPLAPAAFAAAAAGPYVLTAENISRMLDGWAGRKVRGGGTPGTPGGAESASTGSSDASEVSYGGAAVASAAPAPACGGPVFEYEAKPGVPTSHQQMPLSAIESWLFDDDSHLHHAVQSASLLDAAPMDYPF, from the exons ATGGTGAGGCCGCCGTGCTGCGACAAGGAGGGCGTCAAGAAGGGGCCATGGACGCCGGAGGAGGACCTCGTCCTCGTCTCCTACATCCAGGAGCACGGCCCCGGCAACTGGCGCGCCGTCCCGGCCAGAACCG GGCTGATGCGGTGCAGCAAGAGCTGCCGTCTGCGGTGGACCAACTACCTCCGGCCGGGCATCAAGCGCGGCAACTTCACCGAGCAGGAGGAGAAGCTCATCGTGCACCTCCAGGCCCTCCTCGGCAACAG GTGGGCGGCCATCGCGTCGTACCTGCCGGAGCGGACGGACAACGACATCAAGAACTACTGGAACACGCACCTCAAGCGCAAGCTGCAGAGCGGCGGCGACGGGGCGGCCAAGCCGCCGGCGCACAGGCCGCCGTCGTCGTCCAAGGGCCAGTGGGAGAGGAGGCTGCAGACGGACATCAACCTGGCGCGCCGCGCGCTTCGCGAGGCCCTCACCCCGCTCGACGACCTCAAGCCGCAGCTGCAGCGCGACGCCGCCGCCGACGCGCCGGCCGCTGGCGCGGGCACGGGCGGCGGTGACAGCCCGGCTTCGAGCTCGTCGGGCGCGTCGCAGTCCTCCCCTTTGGCGCCAGCGgccttcgccgccgccgccgcggggccgtACGTTCTCACCGCGGAGAACATCTCGCGGATGCTGGACGGGTGGGCTGGCCGGAAGGTCCGCGGCGGCGGGACCCCGGGCACCCCCGGCGGTGCCGAGAGCGCGTCCACGGGATCCTCGGACGCGTCGGAGGTGTCGTACGGTGGCGCCGCCGTCGCATCGGCCGCGCCGGCGCCCGCTTGTGGTGGGCCGGTCTTCGAATACGAGGCGAAGCCGGGCGTGCCGACGTCCCATCAGCAGATGCCGCTGTCGGCGATCGAGTCGTGGCTGTTCGACGACGACAGCCACTTGCACCATGCTGTCCAGAGCGCCAGCTTGCTCGATGCCGCCCCCATGGATTACCCCTTCTAG